The nucleotide window ACCCGGACTTCGATCCGGCGCCCGTGGTCAAGCTGTTCACGCCGGATGCTGGCGCGACCTGGCTGCTGACCGAGATCGATCCCGATGACCACGATCACGCTTTCGGGCTTTGCGACCTGGGCCTGGGGATGCCGGAGATCTGCTGGGTCAGTCTGCAGGAAATCGCAGCCTTGCGCGGACGGCTGGGCTTGCCGGTCGAGCGTGACCTGCATTTCCAGACCGAGAAGCGGCTGAGCGGCTACGCCCGCGATGCGCGGCTGGCCGGGCGCATCGTCGCCTGATCCACGAAGGGGTGCCTGTGCGCCCCTCTTCCAGTGCCTTGGCGAAGGCTGCCTCGCTCTGCAGATTGCGGAAGCAAGGCCCCGCGTCAGAACTCAGGCAGATGGCCCAGGTTGTCCCGTTCGGTGCTATTCCTGTCGGTGGTCAGGTAGACATCGTCGATGAGATGCACCTGCGCGCCCAGCTTCCAAGTGTTGTCTGCTTTCGTCCTGGTCTGGAAGGTGGCTTTACCAAGGCGAATGAGATCCGCCACGAAGGCGCGAGAAACGGTACGGGGGGCGCCGAGAGTCTTCCCCTGTTCCTCTCGCACTTGCACGTACTCGATGTGCTCGCGATCCTTGTTGTACGTGACCGCCGTGATGCAGAAGTCCGCCATGTTCTCCTCCCAGCCAATGGCTGAATGCAGGTTAGGGATATTGGGGCATATGCAGAGGTTTCAAGGATTTCGTATCGGCCACTGAGGCTGGGCGTCCCCGGCCATCTGGGAGATGGCCGGTCGCGCTGTTGTGCGCATAGCGCATCAAGCCCCCGCGTCCTGCGGCCACGGTGTCTCGCCCCTGCCGGGCTTCCATCGTTCCCTCGCGCTGCTCGGCTGACGCCTCCGGCCCGGCTTCCTGATCCGGGCCTGCGCGCTTCGCTTGCCGTGCGGTCAGCGCAAGGGGAAAGCCGTTGCCTGTCCAGCCGTCTTTCCTGACTTCATCACCTTGTGCGCGACTGTGGCCCGCGCTCGTATGAGCGACGTCGCTGCCGTTTCAGAGTCAGAGACTGCGCTTTGAGTCCCTGATTGAATCGAGCGTCGAAATCGACGCAGAGCAATTCCGCCAGACACGCTTCCAAATGAGGGTATCCGACGGTCACGGTTCTTTTGAGCTGTTGCGCTGCTGCGGCACGGCTCTTTGCATTGCTCCCCCAGAGCTGCTCGAACGCTTGCTGTTCAACGACAGAACCTTGAATGAAATAGAGCAGGTTGAACATTGCGTTGACCGCGTCGGGTTGATGCAAACCGCTATCCAACATTTTTCCGAGCAGACCATCGGCCAGCTTGAGCACACTGGGCGTGGCGCCATAGGCACCGGAGACCACCACGCCTCCGTCCCTATGGCTCAACATGGCTTGCCTATACGCTCTGGCAAGGTCGTCGATCTGAACGCGATCTAGTTGCGCGGGGTCTAGCCCGGCGATGGCTGGCGCAACGATCGCTTCAGCCATCGCGTCAAGCAAATTCCGCTTAGATGCGAAGTGATAGTAAAGGGCAGGCGCCTGCACGCCCAACTCGGAAGCCAGCAGCCGCATCGTCAACATCTCCAGCCCCACCTTGTTTAACAGCTTCAGGGCTGCTTCCAGCGCTTTGTTTTGATCGAGCTTCATGGCAGTACCCCCGTACCCGCGTCGTTGACACGGAAGATTTTAACGACGTAAAATTCTAACGTTGTTAAATTTTTTGGATTGAATCATGAAAAGCAAGGAGTGCAACGTAATAGTCGTAGGTGCAGGCCCCAGCGGCCTGTGGATCGCCTGCGAGCTCAGCCTGGCCAGGCTGAAGGTTTGCGTAATCGAGCGGCGGGCAGAACCGATGTCACAGTCGCGCTCGTTGACTATTCATGGTCGAACATTGGAGATGTTCGCCATGCGTGGGCTTCACGAGCGCTTTCTGCAAGTTGGCCGCCCGATGCCGAGCTGGCATTTCGCAGGGCTGCCAACGGCGCTGGATTTCTCCTCGATGGAGTCTCGACATCCCTACATGCTCTTCATTGCGCAGACGCAAACGGAGCGGCTGCTTCAGGAGCGTGCGATGGAACTCGGCGTCGAGTTCCATCGTGGCTGCACCGCAAGCCATATCGCGCAATCGGAGAAGGGTGTCGAAGTCCATGTTCACGATGCGAGCGGCACGAGGCGAATTGACGCTGCCTACCTCGTCGGTGCGGACGGGGCCCGCAGCCAAGTACGTCAGCAGGCCGGCATCGCATTCCCGGGCATGGCCGCGACTCAGTCGGTCATGATGGCCGATGCCCAGGTAGACCTTCCCGATG belongs to Ottowia testudinis and includes:
- a CDS encoding DUF2958 domain-containing protein, with protein sequence MNNALITAEQHIVLLANGRASLENPDFDPAPVVKLFTPDAGATWLLTEIDPDDHDHAFGLCDLGLGMPEICWVSLQEIAALRGRLGLPVERDLHFQTEKRLSGYARDARLAGRIVA
- a CDS encoding DUF3892 domain-containing protein, translating into MADFCITAVTYNKDREHIEYVQVREEQGKTLGAPRTVSRAFVADLIRLGKATFQTRTKADNTWKLGAQVHLIDDVYLTTDRNSTERDNLGHLPEF
- a CDS encoding TetR/AcrR family transcriptional regulator C-terminal domain-containing protein, translating into MKLDQNKALEAALKLLNKVGLEMLTMRLLASELGVQAPALYYHFASKRNLLDAMAEAIVAPAIAGLDPAQLDRVQIDDLARAYRQAMLSHRDGGVVVSGAYGATPSVLKLADGLLGKMLDSGLHQPDAVNAMFNLLYFIQGSVVEQQAFEQLWGSNAKSRAAAAQQLKRTVTVGYPHLEACLAELLCVDFDARFNQGLKAQSLTLKRQRRRSYERGPQSRTR